In one window of Lampris incognitus isolate fLamInc1 chromosome 3, fLamInc1.hap2, whole genome shotgun sequence DNA:
- the ccdc181 gene encoding coiled-coil domain-containing protein 181, which translates to MSQGLSAKSQEEYEDDFEKDLDWLISEEGHSEDQGSDYKDIEAEIDKELEDHDDQGRGGKEKKSQNREKSGKESKEAEVEEDEERWPSPMEPLEYSSDRDSPFRALPIAPPPLASDNQPEEEKKYILEKIQWANQELQDQEAPDTTRRKRLHFKDMLVDMVVPPFGYQKSGDDGAPRRERVEGQDGSTEGAESEVEEREVSGKLSELKISPRPWERSDGEWSGQGGPEVKEDRVLVEKDGKFDLVSLKEVDSQGLLPPLANNSGSQPRSSRRPRESALGFSRIQSSPSSSSPRPLSQQGIEHLWVPRPPAQPRNRPNSASHGQRGSPSRGARRRVHSATGTSCQMTFTLSPQQKEQLQKIQERKARREKEAEERKREEEEQRKRENEVAFRAWLMKKRGQLQEERRIHRAQEMERMNSNVYQVSSDREEVFKSWLQRKQEQQQRERQLEELRRLEQESSYLLHNRQQCERAFKLWLKRKWVEKRAEQQAARERSRRLVLEERHARRTQDLLLCTVNDNKPFRFT; encoded by the exons ATGAGTCAGGGGCTTAGCGCTAAGTCACAGGAGGAGTATGAGGATGACTTTGAGAAGGACTTGGACTGGTTGATCAGCGAGGAGGGCCACAGTGAGGACCAG GGGTCCGACTACAAAGACATTGAGGCTGAAATAGATAAAGAGCTGGAGGACCACGATGACCAGGGCCGAGGAGGGAAAGAGAAGAAAAGCCAGAACAGGGAGAAGAGCGGGAAGGAATCAAAAGAGGCAGAGGTGGAGGAAGATGAGGAGAGATGGCCGTCTCCCATGGAACCCTTGGAGTACAGTTCAGACCGAGACAGTCCGTTTCGAGCCCTGCCTATTGCTCCGCCTCCTCTGGCATCGGACAACCAGCCGGAGGAGGAGAAAAAGTACATCCTGGAGAAAATACAGTGGGCCAATCAGGAGCTGCAGGACCAGGAGGCCCCAGACACCACACGGCGCAAAAGGCTGCACTTCAAGGACATGCTGGTGGACATGGTGGTGCCTCCTTTTGGGTACCAGAAGTCAGGAGATGATGGCGCTCCCCGCAGGGAAAGGGTGGAAGGACAGGATGGTAGTACTGAGGGAGCTGAAAGTGAGGTGGAAGAAAGAGAGGTGTCCGGGAAACTTTCTGAGCTGAAAATCTCCCCTCGGCCCTGGGAGCGGAGTGATGGAGAATGGAGCGGCCAGGGTG GGCCGGAGGTAAAGGAGGACAGAGTTTTGGTGGAAAAAGATGGCAAGTTTGACCTGGTGAGCCTGAAGGAGGTGGACAGTCAAGGTCTGCTGCCTCCCTTAGCCAACAACTCTGGCAGCCAGCCCCGCTCCTCCCGTCGCCCAAGGGAGTCTGCTTTGGGCTTCAGTAGGATCcaaagttccccctcctcctcctcccctcgtcCCCTTTCTCAGCAGGGCATCGAGCACCTCTGGGTTCCCAGACCCCCAGCACAACCCCGGAACCGGCCCAACTCCGCCAGTCACGGCCAGAGAGGAAGCCCGAGCAGAGGTGCCAGGCGGCGAGTACATTCCGCCACTGGGACTTCCTGCCAGATGACCTTCACCCTCTCCCCCCAGCAGAAGGAGCAGCTGCAGAAAATCCAGGAGAGGAAGGCGAGACGAGAAAAAGAG GCAGAGGAGAGAAAAcgtgaggaagaggagcagaggaagagggagaatGAGGTGGCATTCCGGGCGTGGCtgatgaagaagagagggcagctCCAGGAGGAGAGACGGATCCACCGAGCTCAGGAAATGGAGAGGATGAATAGCAATGTCTACCAGGTA TCCAGTGACCGGGAGGAGGTGTTTAAGTCATGGCTGCAGAggaagcaggagcagcagcagagagagaggcagctggaggagctgaggaggcTGGAGCAGGAGAGCAGCTACCTGCTGCACAACCGCCAGCAGTGTGAACGAGCCTTCAAACT CTGGCTGAAGcggaagtgggtggagaagcgcgCAGAGCAGCAGGCGGCTCGGGAGCGCTCCCGTAGGCTGGTGCTGGAGGAACGCCACGCACGACGCACGCAAGACCTGCTGCTGTGCACTGTCAACGACAACAAGCCCTTCAGGTTCACCTAA